A genomic region of Anopheles aquasalis chromosome Y, idAnoAquaMG_Q_19, whole genome shotgun sequence contains the following coding sequences:
- the LOC126579763 gene encoding membrane-associated transporter protein isoform X1: protein MEKLHEYQGWSGRWHEWRASVRQRCETWREQHPAGLRQYLLDSLSLAPSAGHRTEDGGGGGGGGGGGWNENTVDFSHIYRPKTRLELVRVSAAVMGIEFSYAAETAFVSPTLLKIGVEHQHMTLVWCLSPLVGFFLTPVLGSLSDRCRSNVGRRRPFILLLSLGVLLGLLLVPNGEDLGYAMGDFNPYATPGNLTGAPVVGPQIVLPHRATASETELPVLPEGQPATGQRPRHPWGIFFTILGTVLLDFNADACQSPSRAFLLDVTVPEDHARGLSTFTIMAGLGGFMGYSLGGIDWDSTTLGVVFGGHVRAVFSLITIIFIVCVLFTATSFSEIPLWILEEEIERQEPPPPPPAVDRTPSDQLPLERTELAANTVYGATERVAAASSNDDRLQQQQATSKQQQQQQQRRYTMPAPLLNLARPIKSSSNYDVLPGENYNETSFGAREEQQTANGWDGSEADPTAGEPSTSSDRPAVGRPALGTVSLGTYLLSIVYMPHSLRMLCLTNLFCWMAHVCYSLYFTDFVGEAVFGGDPKALDGTEKYLLYEAGVRFGCWGMAMYSLSCACYSLVIERLIKRLRARRVYVGGLLFYCCGMAMMALTKHRVGVIVFSWTAGVMYSTLFTMPYLLVAHYHSVGVFEVDKTGMAKKPADEAIRGLGTDVAIVSSMVFLAQFVLSICMGSIVAWSGTTTAVNRMRGKSQSTATGSTIQQAARNNQPISYQLSVFCNSAAAIRMSQKDTNGNHR, encoded by the exons ATGGAGAAACTGCACGAGTACCAGGGGTGGTCTGGGCGGTGGCACGAGTGGCGTGCCAGTGTGCGGCAACGGTGTGAGACATGGCGCGAGCAGCACCCGGCCGGACTTCGCCAGTATCTGCTAGATTCACTCTCCCTAGCACCGTCGGCGGGTCACCGAActgaagatggtggtggtggtggtggtggtggcggtggtgggtggaacGAGAATACGGTCGACTTTTCACACATCTATCG ACCGAAGACCCGGCTCGAGCTGGTGCGCGTCTCGGCGGCCGTCATGGGTATCGAGTTCTCGTACGCCGCCGAGACGGCCTTCGTGTCGCCGACACTGCTGAAGATTGGCGTCGAACACCAGCACATGACGCTCGTGTGGTGTCTTTCGCCGTTGGTCGGCTTCTTCCTGACACCGGTGCTCGGTTCGCTCAGCGATCGCTGCCGGAGCAACGTGGGCCGCCGTCGGCCcttcatcctgctgctgtcgctcggtgtgctgctCGGACTGCTGCTCGTACCGAACGGGGAGGATCTTGGGTATGCGATGGGTGACTTCAATCCGTACGCCACACCCGGTAACCTTACCGGAGCACCGGTGGTGGGGCCGCAGATTGTGTTGCCACACCGGGCGACCGCTTCCGAAACGGagttgccggtgctgccagAAGGGCAACCAGCGACCGGGCAGCGGCCCCGCCATCCGTGGGGCATTTTCTTCACCATCCTCGGTACGGTGCTGCTCGACTTCAATGCCGATGCCTGCCAGAGTCCGTCGCGGGCGTTCCTGCTCGATGTGACCGTACCGGAGGATCACGCGCGCGGTCTCTCCACCTTCACGATCATGGCCGGGCTGGGTGGGTTCATGGGTTACTCGCTCGGTGGGATCGACTGGGACAGCACGACGCTGGGCGTTGTGTTCGGTGGGCATGTCCGGGCCGTGTTCTCCCTCATcacgatcatcttcatcgtgtgCGTGCTGTTTACCGCGACGAGCTTCAGCGAGATACCACTGTGGATACTGGAGGAGGAGATTGAGCGacaggaaccaccaccaccaccccctgccGTAGACCGGACCCCGTCCGATCAGCTGCCCCTCGAGCGGACCGAGCTAGCGGCCAACACGGTGTACGGTGCGACCGAACGTGTGGCGGCGGCCAGCTCTAACGATGACCggctacagcaacaacaagctaccagcaagcagcagcagcagcagcagcagcgtcgctACACGATGCCAGCCCCTCTCCTCAACCTAGCCAGACCGATCAAGTCCAGCTCGAACTACGACGTGCTGCCCGGTGAGAACTACAACGAGACGAGCTTTGGCGCACGGGAGGAGCAGCAGACGGCGAATGGGTGGGATGGGAGCGAGGCGGATCCAACCGCCGGCGAACCATCCACGTCCAGCGATCGGCCAGCGGTTGGCCGTCCCGCACTGGGAACCGTTTCGCTCGGTACCTACCTGCTGTCCATCGTCTACATGCCGCACTCGTTGCGTATGCTCTGCCTCACTAATCTGTTCTGCTGGATGGCTCACGTCTGCTACTCGCTCTACTTTACCGATTTCGTCGGTGAGGCTGTGTTCGGGGGTGATCCGAAG GCGCTGGACGGTACCGAGAAGTATCTGCTGTACGAGGCTGGCGTCCGGTTCGGGTGCTGGGGTATGGCCATGTACTCGCTGTCGTGCGCCTGCTACTCGCTGGTGATCGAGCGGCTGATCAAGCGGCTCCGTGCCCGCCGTGTTTACGTCGGCGGACTGCTGTTCTACTGCTGTGgcatggcgatgatggcgctgACCAAGCACCGCGTCGGCGTGATCGTGTTCAGCTGGACCGCGGGCGTGATGTACTCGACGCTCTTCACGATGCCGTACCTGCTGGTGGCCCATTATCACTCGGTCGGGGTG TTCGAGGTCGACAAGACGGGCATGGCGAAGAAGCCAGCCGATGAAGCGATCCGCGGCCTCGGCACGGACGTggccatcgtcagcagcatgGTGTTTCTGGCGCAGTTTGTCCTGTCCATTTGCATGGGTTCCATCGTGGCCTGGAGCGGTACCACCACGGCTGTG
- the LOC126579763 gene encoding membrane-associated transporter protein isoform X2 codes for MEKLHEYQGWSGRWHEWRASVRQRCETWREQHPAGLRQYLLDSLSLAPSAGHRTEDGGGGGGGGGGGWNENTVDFSHIYRPKTRLELVRVSAAVMGIEFSYAAETAFVSPTLLKIGVEHQHMTLVWCLSPLVGFFLTPVLGSLSDRCRSNVGRRRPFILLLSLGVLLGLLLVPNGEDLGYAMGDFNPYATPGNLTGAPVVGPQIVLPHRATASETELPVLPEGQPATGQRPRHPWGIFFTILGTVLLDFNADACQSPSRAFLLDVTVPEDHARGLSTFTIMAGLGGFMGYSLGGIDWDSTTLGVVFGGHVRAVFSLITIIFIVCVLFTATSFSEIPLWILEEEIERQEPPPPPPAVDRTPSDQLPLERTELAANTVYGATERVAAASSNDDRLQQQQATSKQQQQQQQRRYTMPAPLLNLARPIKSSSNYDVLPGENYNETSFGAREEQQTANGWDGSEADPTAGEPSTSSDRPAVGRPALGTVSLGTYLLSIVYMPHSLRMLCLTNLFCWMAHVCYSLYFTDFVGEAVFGGDPKALDGTEKYLLYEAGVRFGCWGMAMYSLSCACYSLVIERLIKRLRARRVYVGGLLFYCCGMAMMALTKHRVGVIVFSWTAGVMYSTLFTMPYLLVAHYHSVGVFEVDKTGMAKKPADEAIRGLGTDVAIVSSMVFLAQFVLSICMGSIVAWSGTTTAVVSVAALLSFCGAIAATQVMYLDL; via the exons ATGGAGAAACTGCACGAGTACCAGGGGTGGTCTGGGCGGTGGCACGAGTGGCGTGCCAGTGTGCGGCAACGGTGTGAGACATGGCGCGAGCAGCACCCGGCCGGACTTCGCCAGTATCTGCTAGATTCACTCTCCCTAGCACCGTCGGCGGGTCACCGAActgaagatggtggtggtggtggtggtggtggcggtggtgggtggaacGAGAATACGGTCGACTTTTCACACATCTATCG ACCGAAGACCCGGCTCGAGCTGGTGCGCGTCTCGGCGGCCGTCATGGGTATCGAGTTCTCGTACGCCGCCGAGACGGCCTTCGTGTCGCCGACACTGCTGAAGATTGGCGTCGAACACCAGCACATGACGCTCGTGTGGTGTCTTTCGCCGTTGGTCGGCTTCTTCCTGACACCGGTGCTCGGTTCGCTCAGCGATCGCTGCCGGAGCAACGTGGGCCGCCGTCGGCCcttcatcctgctgctgtcgctcggtgtgctgctCGGACTGCTGCTCGTACCGAACGGGGAGGATCTTGGGTATGCGATGGGTGACTTCAATCCGTACGCCACACCCGGTAACCTTACCGGAGCACCGGTGGTGGGGCCGCAGATTGTGTTGCCACACCGGGCGACCGCTTCCGAAACGGagttgccggtgctgccagAAGGGCAACCAGCGACCGGGCAGCGGCCCCGCCATCCGTGGGGCATTTTCTTCACCATCCTCGGTACGGTGCTGCTCGACTTCAATGCCGATGCCTGCCAGAGTCCGTCGCGGGCGTTCCTGCTCGATGTGACCGTACCGGAGGATCACGCGCGCGGTCTCTCCACCTTCACGATCATGGCCGGGCTGGGTGGGTTCATGGGTTACTCGCTCGGTGGGATCGACTGGGACAGCACGACGCTGGGCGTTGTGTTCGGTGGGCATGTCCGGGCCGTGTTCTCCCTCATcacgatcatcttcatcgtgtgCGTGCTGTTTACCGCGACGAGCTTCAGCGAGATACCACTGTGGATACTGGAGGAGGAGATTGAGCGacaggaaccaccaccaccaccccctgccGTAGACCGGACCCCGTCCGATCAGCTGCCCCTCGAGCGGACCGAGCTAGCGGCCAACACGGTGTACGGTGCGACCGAACGTGTGGCGGCGGCCAGCTCTAACGATGACCggctacagcaacaacaagctaccagcaagcagcagcagcagcagcagcagcgtcgctACACGATGCCAGCCCCTCTCCTCAACCTAGCCAGACCGATCAAGTCCAGCTCGAACTACGACGTGCTGCCCGGTGAGAACTACAACGAGACGAGCTTTGGCGCACGGGAGGAGCAGCAGACGGCGAATGGGTGGGATGGGAGCGAGGCGGATCCAACCGCCGGCGAACCATCCACGTCCAGCGATCGGCCAGCGGTTGGCCGTCCCGCACTGGGAACCGTTTCGCTCGGTACCTACCTGCTGTCCATCGTCTACATGCCGCACTCGTTGCGTATGCTCTGCCTCACTAATCTGTTCTGCTGGATGGCTCACGTCTGCTACTCGCTCTACTTTACCGATTTCGTCGGTGAGGCTGTGTTCGGGGGTGATCCGAAG GCGCTGGACGGTACCGAGAAGTATCTGCTGTACGAGGCTGGCGTCCGGTTCGGGTGCTGGGGTATGGCCATGTACTCGCTGTCGTGCGCCTGCTACTCGCTGGTGATCGAGCGGCTGATCAAGCGGCTCCGTGCCCGCCGTGTTTACGTCGGCGGACTGCTGTTCTACTGCTGTGgcatggcgatgatggcgctgACCAAGCACCGCGTCGGCGTGATCGTGTTCAGCTGGACCGCGGGCGTGATGTACTCGACGCTCTTCACGATGCCGTACCTGCTGGTGGCCCATTATCACTCGGTCGGGGTG TTCGAGGTCGACAAGACGGGCATGGCGAAGAAGCCAGCCGATGAAGCGATCCGCGGCCTCGGCACGGACGTggccatcgtcagcagcatgGTGTTTCTGGCGCAGTTTGTCCTGTCCATTTGCATGGGTTCCATCGTGGCCTGGAGCGGTACCACCACGGCTGTGGTAAGCGTAGCAGCCCTGCTCAGCTTCTGCGGCGCCATTGCGGCCACGCAGGTGATGTACTTGGATCTGTAA